The Kluyveromyces marxianus DMKU3-1042 DNA, complete genome, chromosome 7 DNA segment TGAATAAATCATCGAAGTGATATTCACGGAATTTACTTACGTCAAAAAAGGACACTGTGATGGAGTTACTACCACTTTCATTCCTTGTTGTCCAAACATGACCTATTTGGTTGATAGTCAAATACCTTTTATCACTATTTCCAAATGGTGTAGCACCAGTAGAAAATGGCCGATACTGAAATTGAGGTTGCACTGTTTGATaatttgatcttcttgaatttgttgTCACTAGAGAAGGTACTGAATCATAGTGGTTTCTTGCTTTCTTGTATAAGGCTGCTTCTCCATCGTCGTCTTCAATAAAGTCATTCTCATCTTCATAATTAAAAGTCCTTTTTCTATGAGTACCTTCACCaacgtcttcttcttcttctgcatctGTGAAGAGATTATCAGAGTTTATATCTTCACTTCCCTCATCTTCATGAACACGTTTATCAATCTTGTTGGATTCTTTCCTGCTACCATCATTTTGGAATTTAGATGTTAGATCTGGGTCTGTGCTAGTATTCTTGGAGAATTCGCCTACTCTACTTTCTTCGAAGagatcttcatcatcagaTTCTGCAAATAGAGTTCTATTTAAGTTAGAACTGCCGGGAGACTCCTTGACCTTTGCAATATCGTTAAATGTTATAATATCACCAGACCATGTACCAGCTATCAAACTTAATGTATTCATGCTGCTGTTAATCCTCCAACATAATGAAGTGACACTATAAGTAGTCGTTTCATGGGATGTTTGTACTCCAGTACTTATGTTCCAAATAAATAAGTGGGATGTTTTATTGATATTACCGACTGCTGTAATGGTGTTTGAGTGCAACTGATCTACAATAAGTGCATCCCAGTTATTCACAGCAACACTAGGTTTGAAAGTAGTAGTTAATGAATGATCAGATAGATTGAACAGTTTGATGGTACCGTCCTTAGCTGGCACGGCATAGCAGTCACCTTTATTTGACCACGAGATTCTGGTACATGTTCTATTGTCGTCACATAATAATGAATCAAGACCATCGATTGGTATTGAGTCCTGACCTTCTCCAGACGTAGAATCTTCTGctttatcatcatcatagaATATTTTTGGTAGCTGATCAGTCAGTGTGTGTATTTTATTTGGAATTGTTGAGCTAAGGGAATAGAAGTCTATATTACCATTGCTTAAGGAAACAGCTAAGATATTGTTCTGTTTATTGTATGAAAGACTAACCAATTGCTCATCTAAAGTCACTTTTATATTATCTTTGTCCTTCTCTAATGCAACAAGCGTCATTTCCAAGTCATCACCTCCAACTACACAGACTTTGTCATCATGGATTAGGCTTAGGTCACGTAAAGGTAGTGATGATCTAAAACACAATCCACTAGTGTATTCCTTAACATCATACCAATACAAATCACCCTTTTTGGACACAACGTAAATAAAATTCGGATTCGTTTCGCTCAATGCCAATGTAGAAGGTTCCTCGCAAACATCTATAATATCAGGTTCCTTTTC contains these protein-coding regions:
- the CTF4 gene encoding chromatin-binding protein CTF4 encodes the protein MGIKVTENRVFVAGGNTRAYLSNDNTRLFTLNKNALVKVQNLDDLEKEPDIIDVCEEPSTLALSETNPNFIYVVSKKGDLYWYDVKEYTSGLCFRSSLPLRDLSLIHDDKVCVVGGDDLEMTLVALEKDKDNIKVTLDEQLVSLSYNKQNNILAVSLSNGNIDFYSLSSTIPNKIHTLTDQLPKIFYDDDKAEDSTSGEGQDSIPIDGLDSLLCDDNRTCTRISWSNKGDCYAVPAKDGTIKLFNLSDHSLTTTFKPSVAVNNWDALIVDQLHSNTITAVGNINKTSHLFIWNISTGVQTSHETTTYSVTSLCWRINSSMNTLSLIAGTWSGDIITFNDIAKVKESPGSSNLNRTLFAESDDEDLFEESRVGEFSKNTSTDPDLTSKFQNDGSRKESNKIDKRVHEDEGSEDINSDNLFTDAEEEEDVGEGTHRKRTFNYEDENDFIEDDDGEAALYKKARNHYDSVPSLVTTNSRRSNYQTVQPQFQYRPFSTGATPFGNSDKRYLTINQIGHVWTTRNESGSNSITVSFFDVSKFREYHFDDLFKYDLCSLTDEGILLGQSKLGQIQYRPHGVSGETWTKKIPLLPKERITSIACTPKRIIVGTSFGYLRTFNEFGLPLAIEKVSPIVAVTAYEYRIFTIHYSQYHGISYSMFQQHPQTGDKYFQRECPLPITLPQQVQGQTEDIDKEFLKFEDIYHAFNPLGIKSLFFSSFGDPCIFANDNVLLVLSRWRSGNEARWIPIVDTNLELWKMSGGKNVKDVHVWPLGLNFDTFSFLLLKGKNCWPDIPMTVPTEMEVRMPSISKTDITKKKTEEDDDEYENDTKTDGINDQSEVEIPLDLAAEEEFLRSSVLSRLLKDTMDNEGEIYGNEADLLQHLISSHDKSLLRLLAYVCSEQDVNKAVSIVYELKQDKALAAARKIAERAEILPLVRKINAIIEAKFEADFNNL